The proteins below are encoded in one region of Rhodopirellula halodulae:
- a CDS encoding PA14 domain-containing protein, with product MSLSLPLSAAESNSADELIAADPVLSSGKKIYAEQCLQCHGEQGIGTEDYYPDPLVGDGSIGELTEIIVDTMPEEDPDLCVGEDAAAVAAYIHHAFYSEAAQIRNRPPRQSLQRLTGVQFRQSLADLYAHFAGLQNTRWETHRNEAGLKVSIYEGKGWKKENRKIERVDPVIDFDFGKEGPGEGVAWDEFHAHWEGGLRIEQTGRYELIVRSKTSFTMDFGHGGRQLIDNHVQSEGREEFRRTLLLTAGRVYPFKIDLNQRKRKGETPPATISLSWVPPGGVETIIPASAMMPGWNPPVLQMATTMPPDDSSYGFERGISVDTAWDSAVTEGAIELAEAMRDELWKEYLRRHKKDEGSRQDKMKNFLTDFVTVAHRGDESETEPQRIVRPAMDAFEDESDIIKSVVLMTLKSPRFLYPTLDQDRSVSQRAANRLALVLHDSLPSESWMLTQIEKGQLSNEAVIRRSAERMLDDARTRAKLKQMLYHWMELGPEDDLRKDDEKYPGFTPELIADLRESLDRFLDDTIWSETSDFRQLLAADWTYTNPRLTEFYGDAWKPAESDETWTRTVGDPRTHVGVLTHPLVMARLSYHSATSPIHRGVFLLRHVMGRTLRPPNEAFAPLSPDLHPDLTTRERVELQTSPESCQICHSRINPLGFSLEQFDAVGRFREQDMKKPVDASGSYLTRDDERIEFTGARGLAEVAIANPDTHRAFVTRMFQYFVKQPVASYGAHRLDELTETFRQSDYNIQKLLIEIAVIAASDVLPESNDEKKPAKNQSTVGA from the coding sequence ATGAGTCTGTCTTTGCCGCTTTCCGCTGCGGAGTCGAATTCGGCGGACGAATTGATCGCGGCGGATCCCGTGCTGTCTTCTGGAAAGAAGATTTACGCCGAACAGTGTTTGCAGTGTCACGGCGAACAAGGCATCGGCACCGAAGACTACTATCCCGATCCGTTGGTCGGTGATGGCTCCATCGGTGAGTTGACCGAGATCATTGTCGACACGATGCCGGAAGAAGACCCCGATCTGTGCGTTGGTGAAGACGCCGCGGCGGTTGCGGCTTACATCCATCACGCGTTCTACAGCGAAGCGGCTCAGATTCGGAACCGTCCACCACGACAATCATTGCAACGTTTGACGGGAGTTCAGTTCCGTCAAAGTTTGGCAGATCTCTATGCACACTTTGCTGGACTGCAGAACACTCGTTGGGAAACCCACCGCAACGAAGCTGGGTTGAAGGTATCGATCTACGAAGGCAAAGGTTGGAAGAAAGAAAATCGAAAGATCGAACGCGTTGATCCCGTGATCGATTTTGACTTCGGCAAAGAAGGCCCCGGTGAAGGTGTGGCTTGGGACGAGTTCCATGCTCATTGGGAAGGCGGTCTGCGAATCGAGCAAACGGGACGCTATGAATTGATTGTCCGCAGCAAGACTTCGTTCACGATGGACTTCGGCCACGGCGGCCGACAGTTGATCGACAACCATGTCCAGTCCGAAGGCCGTGAAGAGTTTCGTCGCACGTTGTTGCTGACGGCCGGGCGTGTGTACCCGTTTAAAATTGATTTGAACCAACGGAAACGAAAGGGCGAAACGCCTCCGGCAACCATTTCGCTTTCTTGGGTGCCACCCGGCGGGGTTGAAACCATCATTCCCGCATCGGCGATGATGCCCGGTTGGAATCCGCCCGTGCTGCAGATGGCGACCACGATGCCGCCGGATGACAGCAGCTATGGTTTTGAACGAGGCATCTCGGTCGATACCGCTTGGGACTCCGCCGTCACCGAAGGGGCCATCGAATTGGCCGAAGCGATGCGGGATGAGCTGTGGAAAGAGTACCTGCGTCGTCACAAGAAAGACGAAGGCTCTCGCCAGGACAAAATGAAGAACTTCTTGACGGATTTCGTCACGGTGGCGCATCGCGGCGATGAATCGGAGACTGAACCGCAACGTATTGTCAGACCGGCAATGGACGCATTCGAAGACGAGTCGGACATCATCAAATCAGTGGTGTTGATGACATTGAAGTCACCTCGTTTTTTGTATCCCACCTTGGATCAGGACCGCAGCGTTTCACAAAGAGCCGCGAATCGTTTGGCACTCGTGTTGCATGATTCGTTGCCATCCGAAAGCTGGATGTTGACTCAGATTGAAAAGGGGCAACTCAGCAACGAGGCCGTCATCCGTCGTTCTGCGGAACGAATGCTGGACGACGCTCGAACTCGGGCGAAGCTCAAACAAATGCTCTATCACTGGATGGAGCTTGGCCCGGAAGACGATCTTCGCAAAGACGATGAGAAGTATCCGGGTTTCACTCCTGAACTGATTGCTGATTTGCGTGAGTCGTTGGACCGATTCCTTGACGACACCATTTGGAGCGAGACCAGCGATTTTCGACAGCTATTGGCAGCCGATTGGACGTACACGAACCCACGTCTGACCGAGTTTTATGGTGATGCGTGGAAGCCAGCCGAATCGGACGAAACATGGACCCGCACGGTGGGCGATCCGCGGACTCACGTCGGTGTGCTGACGCATCCCTTGGTGATGGCTCGGTTGTCGTATCACTCGGCGACTTCGCCGATTCATCGCGGTGTGTTTTTGCTGCGTCATGTGATGGGACGTACACTGCGTCCGCCGAACGAAGCCTTTGCACCGCTCAGTCCTGACCTGCATCCGGATCTGACAACCAGAGAACGCGTTGAATTGCAAACCAGTCCCGAGAGTTGCCAAATATGTCACTCGCGGATCAACCCGCTTGGGTTTTCGTTGGAGCAATTCGACGCCGTGGGACGTTTTCGCGAACAAGACATGAAGAAACCCGTCGATGCGTCGGGAAGTTACCTGACTCGCGACGATGAACGCATCGAATTCACCGGAGCACGCGGTTTGGCGGAGGTGGCAATTGCCAATCCCGACACGCACCGAGCTTTTGTGACTCGAATGTTCCAGTACTTTGTAAAGCAACCGGTGGCGTCCTATGGCGCCCATCGGTTGGATGAATTGACCGAAACCTTCCGGCAATCTGATTACAACATTCAGAAGTTGTTGATCGAGATTGCGGTGATTGCGGCGAGCGATGTGCTTCCCGAATCAAACGACGAGAAGAAACCAGCCAAGAATCAATCAACGGTGGGAGCTTGA
- a CDS encoding TIGR03009 domain-containing protein, whose product MTSLPLMAQTRGAAPAQSQSTQAATNPNAAPFPPLSAAEQQRLDQILSAWEQQSQGTKTLECEFKRWHFDLFAAPAGIYANKAEGVIKYANPDKGLFQVKAVVSYDGKDENGKPKYSAKPGLYGEHWVCTGTELKEFDHATKQCKIQQLPPHMQGQNIIESPLPFVFNANAQQIKERYWVQPMQSPKPELILIAAYPKHQADRAQYKVVQIALDAKTFLPQALIMYAPNFDQKNQPKWDHYEFTNVKRNSINASLRKLFLQNFIDQEPPSDWKVFRDNYTGPAQIADGENQTRRK is encoded by the coding sequence ATGACGAGCCTTCCCCTGATGGCTCAAACCCGCGGTGCGGCCCCCGCTCAATCGCAATCCACCCAAGCGGCGACCAATCCCAACGCGGCTCCGTTTCCACCGCTCAGTGCCGCCGAGCAGCAACGACTCGACCAAATCTTGTCGGCTTGGGAACAACAGAGCCAAGGCACCAAGACACTTGAGTGCGAATTCAAACGTTGGCACTTCGATTTGTTCGCTGCACCCGCGGGTATCTACGCCAACAAAGCCGAAGGCGTGATCAAGTACGCCAATCCCGACAAAGGCTTGTTCCAAGTCAAAGCGGTCGTCAGTTACGACGGCAAGGACGAGAACGGCAAACCCAAATATTCGGCCAAACCAGGTCTCTATGGAGAACACTGGGTTTGCACCGGAACCGAGTTGAAGGAATTCGACCACGCGACCAAGCAGTGCAAGATCCAGCAACTGCCGCCACACATGCAGGGACAGAACATCATCGAGAGCCCGCTGCCGTTTGTCTTCAATGCCAACGCGCAACAGATCAAAGAACGGTACTGGGTCCAACCGATGCAGTCACCCAAACCCGAATTGATTTTGATCGCGGCTTACCCGAAACACCAAGCCGACCGAGCTCAATACAAGGTCGTGCAAATTGCTTTGGACGCAAAGACGTTCCTACCGCAAGCGTTGATCATGTACGCCCCCAACTTCGATCAAAAGAATCAACCCAAGTGGGACCACTACGAGTTCACCAACGTGAAACGCAACTCGATCAACGCCAGCCTGCGTAAGTTGTTCTTGCAAAACTTCATCGATCAAGAACCACCTTCGGACTGGAAGGTCTTCCGCGACAACTACACCGGACCAGCCCAAATTGCAGACGGCGAAAACCAAACTCGCCGAAAGTAA
- the larC gene encoding nickel pincer cofactor biosynthesis protein LarC: MNKTLHFDCLSGISGDMTLGALIDLGVPADQIQQGLQSLKLPELKLRTEEVKKCGFRAIQIYVDHPEEKAHRHLHHIDEMIDQAADINDSAKALAKKIFLCVGEAEAKVHGCTLRKVHFHEVGAIDSIADIVGVAIAIDALDISRVTSSHIPTGTGAITIDHGRVAVPAPATAEILTGVPIMACDIESELTTPTGAAIIKTLASSFGPAPAMTPLRVGYGSGTRDLEGQANILRVTLGESVKGASSSKLETDRVTLLESNIDDASPEQLANVSEALMQQGALDVWQTPIVMKKGRLASTVAVLCEPAKIDALQTLLFTHTSTIGIRRTEMDRSKLPREQQTVQTPDGPATGKTVRLPDGSLRFSLENDEVQRLCRETNKTADQIRQEAQSAFDATK; this comes from the coding sequence ATGAACAAAACACTTCATTTTGATTGTCTGTCGGGAATCAGCGGTGACATGACGTTGGGAGCCCTGATCGATTTGGGCGTGCCCGCCGATCAGATCCAGCAGGGACTTCAATCGCTGAAATTGCCGGAGCTGAAGCTACGCACCGAGGAAGTCAAAAAGTGCGGTTTCCGCGCGATCCAAATCTATGTGGACCATCCGGAGGAAAAGGCTCACCGCCACCTGCACCACATTGACGAGATGATCGACCAAGCCGCCGACATCAACGATTCGGCGAAGGCTTTGGCGAAGAAGATCTTTCTGTGTGTCGGCGAAGCCGAAGCCAAAGTGCACGGTTGCACGCTTCGCAAAGTCCACTTTCACGAGGTGGGCGCGATTGACTCGATCGCGGACATCGTGGGTGTCGCGATCGCCATCGACGCATTGGACATTTCGCGAGTCACCTCGTCTCACATTCCGACCGGCACCGGTGCGATCACCATCGACCACGGACGTGTCGCGGTACCGGCACCCGCGACCGCAGAGATTCTGACCGGTGTCCCGATCATGGCTTGTGATATCGAATCCGAGCTGACGACTCCCACCGGAGCCGCGATCATCAAGACTCTCGCGAGTTCCTTTGGACCGGCCCCAGCGATGACTCCGCTGCGAGTCGGCTACGGTTCGGGAACGCGAGACTTGGAAGGCCAAGCCAACATCTTGCGAGTGACGCTGGGTGAGTCAGTCAAAGGAGCGTCGTCGAGCAAATTGGAAACGGATCGAGTGACATTGCTCGAAAGCAACATCGACGATGCTTCGCCGGAGCAACTGGCAAACGTTTCCGAAGCCCTGATGCAGCAAGGTGCGTTGGATGTGTGGCAAACGCCGATCGTGATGAAGAAGGGACGTTTGGCAAGCACGGTCGCGGTGCTTTGCGAACCGGCCAAGATCGATGCGTTGCAAACGTTGCTGTTCACGCACACCAGCACGATTGGCATTCGCCGCACGGAGATGGATCGATCGAAGTTGCCTCGCGAACAACAAACCGTGCAAACGCCGGATGGGCCGGCGACGGGAAAGACCGTGCGCCTACCGGATGGTTCGTTGAGATTCTCGTTGGAAAACGATGAGGTTCAACGATTGTGCCGCGAAACGAACAAGACCGCCGACCAGATTCGTCAGGAAGCACAGTCGGCGTTCGACGCAACGAAGTGA
- a CDS encoding LOG family protein has translation MTDDPKNLPAEAIGEDELQRPQPIDDPISDNQSQDLFQVMRHTIERLEKDQTARGDVKILSRTLRELRYAFKVFRPYRRRRKVTIFGSARTAPDRPDYQAAVDLGRRMAAHGWMVITGAGGGIMEAGHKGAGRDASMGLNIMLPFEQGANEFIENDPKLVTLKYFFTRKLMFLKECSGIVCLPGGFGTLDEGLEVLTLLQTGKQTMMPLIFLDHPGGSYWKDLGKFFDKQLMCNGMISPEDVALYKITNSVDDAVEELLTFYDVYHSQRYVREQLVLRMKRKLTDEQLAQIQDEFADIVKSGTFEQTGPLPQEASEPELAELPRLVFHFNRRSLGRLRMLINQINGHPLTTTPDPEC, from the coding sequence ATGACTGACGACCCAAAGAATTTGCCCGCCGAAGCCATTGGGGAAGATGAACTGCAACGTCCTCAACCGATCGATGATCCGATTTCGGACAATCAATCGCAGGACCTGTTTCAAGTCATGCGACACACCATCGAGCGTCTCGAGAAAGACCAGACCGCTCGCGGCGATGTGAAGATTCTTTCACGAACCCTTCGCGAATTGCGTTACGCGTTCAAAGTCTTTCGGCCTTATCGCCGTCGACGCAAAGTCACCATCTTTGGATCTGCCCGGACGGCTCCCGATCGTCCCGACTATCAAGCGGCCGTGGACCTGGGTCGTCGCATGGCGGCTCACGGTTGGATGGTGATCACCGGAGCCGGTGGCGGCATCATGGAAGCCGGTCACAAAGGCGCGGGACGCGACGCGTCGATGGGTCTGAACATCATGCTGCCGTTCGAACAAGGCGCGAACGAGTTCATCGAAAACGATCCCAAACTGGTCACGCTGAAGTACTTCTTCACTCGCAAGTTGATGTTTTTGAAAGAGTGCAGCGGCATCGTCTGCCTGCCTGGCGGGTTCGGCACGCTGGATGAAGGCTTGGAAGTTCTGACGCTGCTGCAAACCGGCAAACAAACCATGATGCCGTTGATCTTTTTGGATCACCCCGGCGGCAGTTATTGGAAGGACTTGGGCAAGTTCTTTGACAAACAACTGATGTGCAACGGGATGATCAGTCCCGAGGATGTGGCACTCTACAAAATCACGAACTCAGTCGACGACGCGGTCGAGGAACTGTTGACGTTCTACGACGTCTATCACTCTCAACGTTACGTTCGCGAACAGTTGGTGTTGCGGATGAAACGCAAGCTGACGGACGAACAGCTCGCGCAAATCCAGGACGAATTCGCGGACATCGTGAAGAGCGGCACGTTCGAGCAAACGGGACCGCTGCCGCAAGAAGCCAGCGAACCCGAATTGGCCGAGCTGCCACGATTGGTGTTCCATTTCAATCGCCGCAGTCTGGGCCGCTTGCGAATGTTGATCAACCAAATCAACGGGCACCCGCTGACCACCACCCCCGACCCCGAATGCTAA